Proteins encoded within one genomic window of Triticum aestivum cultivar Chinese Spring chromosome 2D, IWGSC CS RefSeq v2.1, whole genome shotgun sequence:
- the LOC123050575 gene encoding uncharacterized protein has protein sequence MGETIEDLARDVSAVLLQANGEQEGAAMDMQICMLRERVREQMDELVQSLISADREQEKRQAIPKLQSIADTIGRLCVAHGQPPAIEELDDEKVEVTDSGNQLKEKEEKEEDDETDMSGGEGGVAEESAVGGDNAAAETNASTETNRACDEVDYAEYEEEAFARFRRGWEHLYGNTKNSFEDLTLFSPMLFTHSTPGFKPMDAVLVSTVRADLLHQNHRLETLRVAAASVRRGCCPRCRG, from the exons atgggcgAGACGATTGAGGATTTGGCACGCGATGTCTCGGCGGTGCTTCTGCAGGCCAACGGTGAGCAAGAAGGGGCCGCCATGGACATGCAGATATGTATGCTGCGCGAGCGGGTGCGCGAGCAGATGGACGAACTAGTGCAGAGTTTGATCTCGGCAGACAGGGAACAAGAGAAGCGGCAGGCGATCCCCAAGTTGCAGTCCATCGCCGATACTATCGGGCGGCTCTGTGTAGCCCACGGCCAACCGCCGGCCATCGAGGAGTTGGATGACGAGAAGGTCGAGGTGACGGACAGCGGCAACCAgctgaaggagaaggaggagaaagaggaagatgatgagacGGACATGAGCGGCGGGGAAGGCGGAGTCGCGGAAGAATCGGCGGTGGGCGGAGACAATGCAGCCGCCGAGACCAACGCGTCCACGGAGACCAACCGGGCATGCGACGAAGTCGACTACGCCGAGTACGAGGAGGAGGCATTCGCTCGCTTCCGCAGGGGCTGGGAGCATCTCTACGGCAACACCAAAAACAGCTTCGAAGACCTGA CCTTGTTCAGTCCCATGCTCTTTACACACTCCACGCCGGGCTTCAAGCCAATGGACGCCGTCCTCGTGAGCACCGTGCGTGCAGATCTGCTCCATCAAAATCACCGACTTGAAACACTTCGAGTGGCCGCTGCAAGTGTACGGCGTGGTTGCTGCCCGAGATGCCGTGGATGA